A region of Streptomyces cinnamoneus DNA encodes the following proteins:
- a CDS encoding RNA polymerase sigma factor SigF — MSPRLDEKHSPISPHESEARETASSAIPPEHDAPGLAGLPEIPPYDEVGPVDARALSKTLFARLSSLEEGTHEYAYVRNTLVELNLALVKFAASRFRTRSEPMEDIIQVGTIGLIKAIDRFELSRGVEFPTFAMPTIIGEIKRFFRDTSWSVRVPRRLQELRLDLAKAGDELAQRLDRSPTVAELAQRLGITEEEVVEGMAASNAYTASSLDAQAEEDDTEGSLSDRIGYEDHGLEGIEYVESLKPLIAELPSRDRRILSLRFVANMTQSEIGEELGISQMHVSRLLSRTLVRLRRGLLTEE; from the coding sequence ATGTCACCCCGGCTCGACGAAAAGCATTCCCCGATCTCTCCGCACGAATCGGAGGCCCGGGAAACGGCCTCGTCGGCGATCCCGCCCGAGCACGACGCACCCGGCCTCGCCGGGCTCCCGGAGATCCCCCCGTACGACGAGGTGGGACCGGTCGACGCGCGTGCGCTGTCCAAGACACTCTTCGCCCGCCTCTCCTCGCTTGAGGAGGGCACCCATGAATACGCGTACGTCCGCAACACCCTCGTCGAACTGAACCTCGCCCTGGTCAAGTTCGCCGCCTCCCGGTTCCGCACCCGCAGCGAGCCGATGGAAGACATCATCCAGGTGGGCACCATCGGCCTGATCAAGGCCATCGACCGCTTCGAGCTCAGCCGCGGCGTCGAGTTCCCCACCTTCGCGATGCCGACGATCATCGGCGAGATCAAGCGCTTCTTCCGCGACACCAGCTGGTCGGTGCGGGTCCCCCGCCGCCTCCAGGAGCTCCGCCTCGACCTGGCCAAGGCCGGTGACGAGCTGGCCCAGCGGCTCGACCGCTCCCCCACCGTCGCCGAACTGGCCCAGCGCCTCGGCATCACGGAGGAAGAGGTCGTCGAGGGCATGGCCGCGAGCAACGCCTACACGGCCAGCTCGCTGGACGCCCAGGCCGAGGAGGACGACACCGAGGGCTCGCTCTCCGACCGCATCGGCTACGAGGACCACGGTCTTGAGGGCATCGAGTACGTGGAGTCCCTCAAGCCGCTGATCGCCGAACTCCCCTCGCGGGACCGCCGGATACTCTCCCTGCGGTTCGTGGCGAACATGACCCAGTCGGAGATCGGTGAGGAGCTGGGCATCTCCCAGATGCACGTCTCCCGTCTGCTGTCCCGCACGCTGGTGCGCCTGCGCAGAGGTCTGCTGACCGAGGAGTGA
- a CDS encoding 5-(carboxyamino)imidazole ribonucleotide synthase, producing the protein MCGYPGGVTFPVVGMVGGGQLARMTHEAGIPLGIRFKLLSDTPQDSAAQVVSDVVIGDYRDLDTLRAFAQGCDVITFDHEHVPTEHLRALEADGVPVRPGPDALVHAQDKGVMRAKLQEIGVPCPRHRIVADPADVVRFAEEGDGFPVVLKTVRGGYDGKGVWVVRDATEAAEPFRAGVPVLAEEKVDFVRELAANVVRSPHGQAVSYPVVESIQVDGVCDTVIAPAPDLSEELSAHAQQLALKVAKELGVVGHLAVELFETRDGRVLVNELAMRPHNSGHWTQDGAITSQFANHVRAVLDLPLGDPRPRAKWTVMANVLGGDYPDMYSAYLHCMARDPGLKIHMYGKDVKPGRKVGHVNTYGDDLADVRERAAHAAGYLRGTITE; encoded by the coding sequence ATGTGCGGATACCCTGGGGGCGTGACGTTCCCGGTAGTCGGCATGGTCGGCGGCGGCCAGCTCGCCCGTATGACCCACGAGGCGGGCATCCCCCTCGGCATCAGGTTCAAACTGCTCAGCGATACCCCGCAGGACTCGGCGGCCCAGGTGGTGAGCGACGTCGTCATCGGCGACTACCGCGACCTGGACACCCTTCGTGCTTTCGCACAAGGCTGCGATGTGATCACCTTCGATCACGAGCACGTACCCACCGAGCACCTCCGGGCCCTGGAGGCGGACGGCGTTCCCGTCCGGCCTGGGCCCGACGCGTTGGTGCACGCCCAGGACAAGGGCGTCATGCGGGCGAAACTCCAGGAGATCGGGGTGCCCTGCCCCCGGCACCGGATCGTCGCGGACCCCGCCGACGTGGTGCGGTTCGCGGAAGAAGGGGACGGCTTTCCGGTTGTCCTGAAGACGGTGCGCGGTGGCTACGACGGCAAGGGGGTGTGGGTCGTACGCGACGCGACGGAGGCGGCCGAGCCCTTCCGGGCGGGTGTGCCCGTCCTCGCGGAGGAGAAGGTCGACTTCGTCCGCGAGCTCGCCGCCAACGTCGTCCGCTCCCCGCACGGCCAGGCCGTCTCGTACCCCGTCGTGGAGTCGATCCAGGTCGACGGCGTCTGCGACACGGTCATCGCCCCGGCGCCGGACCTCTCCGAGGAACTGTCCGCGCACGCCCAGCAGCTCGCGCTCAAGGTGGCCAAGGAGCTGGGCGTGGTCGGCCACCTCGCCGTGGAGCTGTTCGAGACCCGCGACGGCCGGGTGCTCGTCAACGAGCTGGCGATGCGTCCCCACAACTCCGGCCACTGGACCCAGGACGGCGCGATCACCTCGCAGTTCGCCAACCACGTCCGGGCCGTGCTCGACCTGCCGCTGGGCGACCCCCGGCCGCGCGCCAAGTGGACCGTGATGGCCAACGTGCTCGGCGGTGACTACCCCGACATGTATTCCGCGTATCTGCATTGCATGGCGCGCGACCCGGGCCTGAAGATCCATATGTACGGCAAGGACGTCAAGCCCGGCCGCAAGGTCGGACACGTCAACACCTACGGCGACGACCTGGCGGACGTGCGCGAGCGCGCCGCCCACGCCGCCGGATACCTGCGAGGAACGATCACGGAATGA
- a CDS encoding STAS domain-containing protein: MDREMVGNASRGRLQVEVRRHGVSSVVSPTGELDHHTAELLREPLEGCVREGDARVVVDCSGLDFCDSTGLNVLLGARLKAEAAGGAIHLAAMTPVVARVFEITGAGAVFTVHDTLDSALAD; this comes from the coding sequence ATGGATCGCGAGATGGTCGGCAACGCCAGCAGGGGCCGGCTGCAAGTGGAGGTCCGACGCCATGGAGTGAGCTCGGTCGTGTCACCGACGGGTGAGCTGGATCACCATACGGCGGAGTTGCTGCGCGAGCCCCTCGAGGGCTGCGTCCGCGAAGGGGACGCCCGGGTGGTCGTGGACTGCTCCGGGCTCGACTTCTGCGACTCCACGGGGCTGAACGTGCTGCTCGGTGCCCGGCTCAAGGCCGAGGCGGCGGGCGGTGCGATCCACCTCGCCGCCATGACGCCCGTCGTCGCCCGGGTCTTCGAGATCACGGGGGCCGGAGCCGTCTTCACCGTGCACGACACGCTCGATTCGGCCCTCGCCGACTGA
- the hutI gene encoding imidazolonepropionase — protein MSTAITNISSLVTNDPSLGDGPLGLVQDAAVVIDGDRVAWIGASSKAPATDNAVDAAGRAALPGFVDSHSHLVFAGDRTAEFNARMSGQSYSAGGIRTTVAATRAATDEQLEANLLRYLGEALRQGTTTLETKSGYGLTTRDESRALRIAAAHTDEVTYLGAHVVAPEFADDPAGYVGLVTGEMLDACAPHARWVDVFCEKGAFDGDQARAVLKAGERRGLIPRVHANQLGHGPGVQLAVEVGAASADHCTHLTDADVDALAQGTTVATLLPGAEFSTRARWPDARRLLDAGVTVALSTDCNPGSSFTSSMPFCVALAVRDMGMTPDEAVWSATAGGAAALRRTDIGRLAPGARADLVLLDAPSHVHLAYRPGVPLVSAVWRAGVRHQG, from the coding sequence ATGAGCACGGCGATCACCAACATCAGCAGTCTCGTCACCAACGACCCCTCCCTCGGCGATGGCCCCCTCGGCCTGGTCCAGGACGCGGCCGTCGTCATCGACGGCGACCGCGTCGCCTGGATCGGTGCGTCAAGCAAAGCACCCGCCACTGACAACGCCGTCGACGCGGCGGGCCGGGCGGCGCTGCCCGGCTTCGTCGACTCCCACTCCCACCTCGTCTTCGCCGGCGACCGCACCGCCGAGTTCAACGCCCGCATGTCCGGGCAGAGCTACAGCGCGGGCGGCATCCGCACCACCGTGGCGGCGACCCGCGCGGCGACGGACGAGCAGCTGGAGGCCAACCTCCTGCGCTACCTCGGCGAGGCCCTGCGCCAGGGCACCACCACCTTGGAGACCAAGTCCGGCTACGGCCTGACCACCCGTGACGAGTCCCGGGCCCTGCGCATCGCGGCCGCCCACACCGACGAGGTCACCTACCTCGGCGCGCACGTGGTCGCCCCCGAGTTCGCCGACGACCCCGCCGGCTACGTCGGCCTCGTCACCGGCGAGATGCTCGACGCGTGTGCCCCGCACGCCCGTTGGGTCGACGTGTTCTGCGAGAAGGGCGCCTTCGACGGCGACCAGGCCCGGGCCGTCCTGAAAGCGGGCGAGCGGCGCGGTCTGATCCCGCGCGTCCACGCCAACCAGCTGGGCCACGGCCCCGGCGTCCAGCTGGCGGTCGAGGTGGGCGCGGCCTCCGCGGACCACTGCACCCACCTCACCGACGCCGACGTGGACGCCCTCGCCCAGGGCACCACCGTGGCCACGCTCCTGCCCGGCGCCGAGTTCTCCACCCGCGCCCGGTGGCCGGACGCCCGCAGGCTGCTCGACGCGGGCGTGACGGTCGCCCTCTCCACGGACTGCAACCCGGGCTCGTCCTTCACCAGTTCCATGCCGTTCTGCGTGGCGCTGGCGGTGCGGGACATGGGCATGACCCCCGACGAGGCCGTCTGGTCCGCCACGGCGGGCGGCGCCGCGGCCCTGCGCCGCACCGACATCGGCCGCCTCGCCCCCGGCGCCCGCGCGGACCTCGTCCTGCTGGACGCCCCGAGCCACGTCCACCTCGCCTACCGGCCGGGCGTGCCGCTGGTCTCCGCGGTCTGGCGCGCGGGCGTACGCCACCAGGGCTGA
- a CDS encoding ATP-binding protein produces MSTTRACPPPDGPGPEVEGGASAGLPPAGGGQARRLRLVGVSGAVPLSRDFTRQALRDWGWLPAATADHRAAAEDVLLVVSELVTNACLHADGPEELRVSQAGKTLRLEVSDLGAGTPAPRTPHRAGRPGGHGMFIVQRLCLDWGVQRREGETGKTVWAELAAPS; encoded by the coding sequence ATGAGCACCACCCGGGCGTGCCCCCCGCCGGACGGCCCCGGTCCGGAGGTGGAGGGCGGCGCCTCGGCCGGCCTGCCGCCGGCCGGGGGCGGGCAGGCCCGTCGGCTGCGTCTCGTCGGGGTCAGCGGCGCCGTGCCGCTCTCCCGCGACTTCACCCGGCAGGCCCTGCGGGACTGGGGCTGGCTGCCGGCCGCCACCGCCGACCACAGGGCGGCCGCCGAGGACGTCCTGCTGGTCGTCTCCGAGCTGGTCACCAACGCCTGCCTGCACGCCGACGGCCCCGAGGAACTGCGGGTGAGCCAGGCGGGCAAGACGCTGCGGCTGGAGGTCTCCGACCTCGGCGCCGGCACACCCGCCCCGCGCACCCCGCACCGCGCCGGGCGGCCGGGCGGTCACGGCATGTTCATCGTCCAGCGGCTGTGCCTCGACTGGGGGGTCCAGCGCCGCGAGGGCGAGACCGGCAAGACGGTCTGGGCGGAGCTGGCCGCCCCGTCCTAG
- a CDS encoding GtrA family protein, with product MTQRRTVRSRLERLAREIAKFGAVGAIGFVVNFIVFNLCRHEFHLAVVRSGVIATAVAIATNYVGNRYWTYRDTDKSKRSRELPLFLLFSGVGLVIENGILALSYYGLGFTSPLASNIAKNVVGLGLGTVFRFWSYRTWVFRAMPVRDAVETAESFLADADAGTESEAPAEAPHQRVDAGK from the coding sequence ATGACTCAACGGCGCACAGTGCGTTCCCGGCTGGAGCGGCTGGCCCGCGAAATCGCGAAATTCGGCGCCGTCGGCGCCATCGGATTCGTGGTCAACTTCATCGTCTTCAACCTCTGCCGGCACGAGTTCCACCTCGCCGTCGTCCGCTCGGGCGTCATCGCGACGGCCGTCGCGATCGCCACCAACTACGTCGGCAACCGCTACTGGACCTACCGCGACACCGACAAGAGCAAGCGCAGCCGTGAGCTGCCCCTCTTCCTCCTGTTCAGCGGCGTCGGGCTCGTGATCGAGAACGGCATCCTGGCGCTCTCGTACTACGGCCTCGGCTTCACGTCGCCGCTGGCGAGCAACATCGCGAAGAACGTCGTCGGCCTCGGGCTCGGCACGGTCTTCCGGTTCTGGTCCTACAGAACCTGGGTGTTCCGGGCGATGCCGGTCCGCGACGCCGTGGAGACTGCCGAATCGTTCCTGGCCGACGCCGACGCCGGGACGGAGTCCGAGGCCCCGGCCGAGGCCCCGCACCAGCGCGTCGACGCCGGGAAGTAG
- a CDS encoding ATP-binding protein: protein MRRRLINSTLAVVLVVIAVFGISLVIVETRTIESSAQESVQSEAVRLVSIVDSRLVGGERVESGVLREQITPERYARIDIPGRQPIEIGDRPTGGVITATQKGEQGETVMVEESRSTVSREVGRTLLVILAVALLAVIAAVFLAVRQANRLTAPLTDLAETAERLGSGDPRPRHRRYGVPELDRVADVLDGSAERIARMLTAERRLAADASHQLRTPLTALSMRLEEITLTDDPETVKEEATIALTQVERLTDVVQRLLTNSRDPQTGSAVTFDLDEVIKQQIEEWRPATRSGGRALVRSGKQGLRAVGTPGAVSQVLATLIENSLMHGDGTVALRTRVTGNQAVVEVSDEGPGVPVDLGSRVFERTVSGRNSTGLGLAVARDLAEADGGRLELLQQHPPVFALFLSRGADGCE, encoded by the coding sequence GTGCGCCGCCGACTGATCAACTCCACGCTCGCCGTCGTGCTCGTCGTGATCGCCGTCTTCGGCATCTCGCTCGTCATCGTCGAGACGCGGACCATCGAGAGCAGCGCTCAGGAGAGCGTGCAGTCCGAGGCCGTGCGCCTGGTCAGCATCGTCGACAGCCGGCTGGTCGGCGGCGAGCGGGTGGAGTCCGGGGTGCTGCGCGAGCAGATCACCCCCGAGCGGTACGCCCGCATCGACATCCCCGGCCGGCAGCCCATCGAGATCGGCGACCGCCCGACGGGCGGCGTCATCACCGCGACGCAGAAGGGCGAGCAGGGCGAGACCGTCATGGTCGAGGAGTCCCGCTCCACGGTCAGCCGTGAGGTCGGCCGCACCCTCCTGGTGATCCTCGCGGTGGCCCTGCTGGCCGTGATCGCCGCCGTGTTCCTCGCCGTGCGGCAGGCCAACCGGCTCACCGCGCCCCTCACCGACCTCGCCGAGACCGCCGAGCGGCTGGGCTCCGGCGACCCGCGCCCGCGCCACCGCCGCTACGGCGTGCCCGAGCTGGACCGGGTCGCCGACGTGCTGGACGGCAGCGCCGAGCGGATCGCCCGGATGCTGACGGCGGAGCGGCGGCTGGCCGCCGACGCCTCGCACCAGCTGCGCACGCCGCTGACCGCGCTGTCGATGCGGCTGGAGGAGATCACGCTCACCGACGACCCGGAGACGGTCAAGGAGGAGGCGACGATCGCTCTCACGCAGGTGGAGCGGCTCACCGACGTCGTCCAGCGGCTGCTGACCAACTCCCGTGACCCGCAGACCGGCTCCGCGGTCACGTTCGACCTCGACGAGGTCATCAAGCAGCAGATCGAGGAGTGGCGGCCGGCCACCCGCAGCGGTGGCCGCGCCCTGGTCCGCTCCGGCAAGCAGGGGCTGCGGGCGGTGGGGACGCCGGGAGCGGTGTCCCAGGTGCTGGCGACGCTGATCGAGAACTCGCTGATGCACGGCGACGGCACGGTCGCGCTGCGGACGAGGGTGACCGGCAACCAGGCCGTCGTCGAGGTCTCGGACGAAGGACCCGGCGTGCCCGTCGACCTCGGTTCGCGGGTCTTCGAGCGCACGGTCAGCGGCCGCAACTCGACGGGCCTGGGGCTGGCGGTCGCGCGGGACCTGGCGGAGGCGGACGGCGGGCGGCTGGAGCTGCTGCAACAGCACCCGCCGGTCTTCGCGCTCTTCCTGAGCCGGGGAGCCGACGGCTGCGAGTAG
- a CDS encoding formimidoylglutamate deiminase codes for MQVTTYWAEHAWLDPVVESGVAVDVADGRITAVRTAVTAPPPGAVSLRGLTLPGLANAHSHAFHRALRARTQEGSGTFWTWRDVMYGVAGALTPDSYFALARATYAEMALAGITCVGEFHYLHHAPGGTPYANPNAMGEALIAAAAEAGIRITLLDTAYLSAGFGEPPNRHQQRFSDGTADAWAERAAALTPADHARIGAAVHSVRAVPADQLATVADWAKDREAPLHVHLSEQTAENDACLAAHGCTPTRLLADHGVLGPRTSAVHATHLTDDDIRLLGDAGSTICMCPTTERDLADGIGPAARLQRAGSPLSLGSDSHAVIDLLEEARALELDERLRTRTRGHWTAAALLRAATADGHASLGWAEAGRIEAGALADFTTVALDSVRTAGPPARLGAETAVFAATGQDVRHTVVAGRHVVRDGAHQLVPDVPGALADSIAALRG; via the coding sequence GTGCAGGTGACGACCTACTGGGCCGAGCACGCCTGGCTCGACCCCGTCGTCGAGTCGGGCGTGGCCGTCGACGTGGCGGACGGCCGGATCACCGCGGTGCGCACCGCGGTGACGGCCCCGCCGCCCGGCGCGGTGAGCCTGCGCGGGCTCACCCTGCCGGGCCTGGCCAACGCCCACAGCCACGCCTTCCACCGCGCCCTGCGGGCCCGCACCCAGGAAGGCAGCGGCACCTTCTGGACCTGGCGCGACGTGATGTACGGCGTCGCCGGGGCGCTCACACCGGACAGCTACTTCGCCCTCGCCCGCGCCACCTACGCCGAGATGGCCCTCGCCGGCATCACCTGCGTGGGGGAGTTCCACTACCTCCACCACGCCCCCGGCGGCACGCCCTACGCCAACCCCAACGCCATGGGCGAGGCCCTGATCGCGGCCGCCGCGGAAGCCGGCATCCGCATCACCCTCCTCGACACCGCCTACCTCTCCGCCGGCTTCGGCGAGCCCCCCAACCGCCACCAGCAGCGCTTCTCCGACGGCACCGCCGACGCCTGGGCCGAGCGCGCCGCCGCGCTGACCCCGGCGGACCACGCCCGGATCGGAGCCGCCGTGCACTCCGTGCGCGCCGTGCCCGCCGACCAGCTGGCGACCGTCGCCGACTGGGCGAAGGACCGCGAAGCGCCCCTGCACGTCCACCTCTCCGAGCAGACCGCCGAGAACGACGCCTGCCTGGCCGCGCACGGCTGCACCCCCACCCGGCTCCTCGCCGACCACGGCGTGCTCGGCCCCCGCACCTCCGCCGTGCACGCCACGCACCTGACCGACGACGACATCCGCCTGCTCGGCGACGCCGGCTCGACGATCTGCATGTGCCCCACCACGGAACGGGACCTCGCCGACGGCATCGGGCCCGCCGCCCGCCTCCAGCGGGCCGGCAGCCCCCTCTCGCTCGGCAGCGACAGCCACGCCGTGATCGACCTGCTCGAAGAGGCACGCGCGCTGGAGCTCGACGAGCGCCTGCGCACCCGCACCCGGGGCCACTGGACGGCGGCCGCCCTGCTGCGCGCCGCCACCGCCGACGGCCACGCCTCGCTCGGCTGGGCGGAGGCGGGCCGCATCGAGGCGGGCGCGCTCGCCGACTTCACGACGGTCGCGCTGGACTCCGTCCGAACCGCGGGACCGCCGGCCCGGCTGGGCGCCGAGACGGCCGTATTCGCCGCGACGGGCCAGGACGTCCGCCACACGGTGGTGGCGGGCCGGCACGTCGTGCGCGACGGGGCGCACCAGCTGGTGCCCGACGTGCCCGGGGCCCTGGCCGACTCCATCGCCGCCCTGCGCGGCTGA
- a CDS encoding peptide MFS transporter, whose translation MASSLTKDAAEREKTSPAVGGKTFFGHPRGLAPLFMTEMWERFSYYGMRALLVIYLIAGGPDAKPGSQGGGLGMSEANAVAIYSVYVAMVYLLAMPGGWFGDRVWGPRKTVAIAGGVIMAGHLCLALPGQAAFFAGLALVAIGSGLLKSNISTMVGHLYDGPKDPRRDGGFTIFYMGVNTGAFAAPLVIGTVGQEVNWHLGFALAAMGMGIGLACFLFGSRHLSPVSSTVPSPLPKDERNVLLRKAAIWLGVAAVFYGVVGGTGHFTLNWAVIPITILGLIIPITVLFRIKRDKELSDTEQTKVSGYIWFFVAAAVFWMIFDQAGSTMSTFAEKKTTDNVFGLHFPSSWFQSVNPLWVMALAPVFASVWLALARRRKEPTTTVKFSLAMIAIGVSFVVFASAMGLASDGAKVSPAWLLGIYMVQTMGELCLSPVGLSLTTKMAPQKYASQMLGVWFLAVTAGDCVTGLLSTAGVDLNGVGVILGEAAIAVAAGTAIWVSRKKVEGLMGDVH comes from the coding sequence ATGGCGTCCAGCCTGACGAAGGACGCGGCCGAGCGGGAGAAGACCTCTCCGGCCGTCGGCGGCAAGACCTTCTTCGGCCACCCCCGCGGCCTGGCCCCCCTCTTCATGACGGAGATGTGGGAGCGCTTCAGCTACTACGGCATGCGCGCCCTCCTTGTCATCTACCTGATCGCCGGTGGCCCCGACGCGAAGCCGGGCAGCCAGGGCGGCGGTCTCGGTATGTCCGAGGCCAACGCGGTGGCCATCTACTCCGTCTACGTGGCGATGGTCTACCTGCTCGCCATGCCCGGCGGCTGGTTCGGCGACCGCGTCTGGGGGCCGCGTAAGACGGTCGCCATCGCGGGCGGCGTCATCATGGCCGGCCACCTCTGCCTCGCCCTGCCGGGCCAGGCCGCGTTCTTCGCCGGCCTCGCGCTCGTCGCGATCGGCTCCGGCCTGCTGAAGTCCAACATCTCCACGATGGTCGGCCACCTCTACGACGGCCCGAAGGACCCGCGCCGCGACGGTGGCTTCACGATCTTCTACATGGGCGTCAACACCGGCGCCTTCGCCGCCCCGCTGGTCATCGGTACGGTCGGCCAGGAGGTCAACTGGCACCTGGGCTTCGCGCTTGCCGCGATGGGCATGGGCATCGGCCTGGCGTGCTTCCTGTTCGGCAGCCGTCACCTGTCGCCGGTCAGCAGCACCGTCCCCTCGCCGCTGCCGAAGGACGAGCGCAACGTGTTGCTGCGCAAGGCGGCGATCTGGCTCGGCGTCGCGGCGGTCTTCTACGGCGTCGTGGGCGGCACCGGGCACTTCACCCTGAACTGGGCGGTCATCCCGATCACCATCCTGGGCCTGATCATCCCGATCACCGTCCTGTTCCGCATCAAGCGGGACAAGGAGCTCTCGGACACCGAGCAGACCAAGGTCAGCGGCTACATCTGGTTCTTCGTCGCCGCCGCCGTGTTCTGGATGATCTTCGACCAGGCGGGCTCGACCATGTCGACCTTCGCCGAGAAGAAGACCACGGACAACGTCTTCGGCCTGCACTTCCCGTCCTCGTGGTTCCAGTCGGTCAACCCCCTGTGGGTCATGGCCCTGGCCCCGGTCTTCGCCTCCGTGTGGCTGGCGCTGGCCCGCCGCCGGAAGGAGCCGACCACCACGGTCAAGTTCTCGCTGGCCATGATCGCCATCGGTGTCTCCTTCGTCGTCTTCGCCTCCGCCATGGGCCTGGCCTCGGACGGCGCGAAGGTCAGCCCGGCCTGGCTGCTGGGCATCTACATGGTCCAGACGATGGGTGAGCTGTGCCTCTCCCCGGTGGGCCTGTCGCTGACCACGAAGATGGCGCCGCAGAAGTACGCCAGCCAGATGCTCGGCGTCTGGTTCCTGGCCGTGACCGCCGGTGACTGCGTCACCGGTCTGCTCTCGACGGCCGGCGTGGACCTCAACGGCGTGGGCGTGATCCTCGGCGAGGCGGCCATCGCGGTGGCCGCGGGCACCGCGATCTGGGTGTCCCGCAAGAAGGTCGAGGGCCTGATGGGCGACGTCCACTGA
- a CDS encoding response regulator transcription factor encodes MTRVLLAEDDASISEPLARALRREGYEVEVREDGPTALDAGLQGGVDLLVLDLGLPGMDGLEVCRRLRTEGHGFPVLVLTARADEVDTVVGLDAGADDYVTKPFRLAELLARVRALLRRGAAETHHQPPATHGVRIDVESHRAWMGEEELQLTAKEFDLLRVLVRDAGRVVTRDQLMREVWDTTWWSSTKTLDMHISWLRKKLGDDAANPRYIATVRGVGFRFEKS; translated from the coding sequence ATGACCCGAGTACTGCTCGCCGAGGATGACGCTTCCATCTCGGAGCCGCTCGCACGCGCGCTGCGCCGCGAAGGGTACGAGGTGGAAGTGCGCGAAGACGGTCCCACGGCGTTGGACGCCGGCCTGCAGGGAGGGGTGGACCTGCTCGTCCTCGACCTCGGGCTGCCCGGCATGGACGGTCTGGAGGTCTGCCGCCGGCTGCGCACCGAGGGCCACGGCTTCCCCGTGCTGGTGCTCACGGCTCGCGCCGACGAGGTGGACACGGTCGTCGGCCTGGACGCCGGCGCCGACGACTACGTCACCAAGCCCTTCCGGCTGGCCGAACTGCTCGCCCGGGTACGGGCCCTGCTGCGGCGCGGCGCCGCCGAGACCCACCACCAGCCGCCCGCCACCCACGGCGTCCGCATCGACGTCGAGTCGCACCGCGCCTGGATGGGCGAGGAGGAACTCCAGCTCACCGCGAAGGAGTTCGACCTGCTGCGCGTGCTGGTGCGCGACGCGGGCCGGGTCGTCACCCGCGACCAGCTGATGCGCGAGGTCTGGGACACCACCTGGTGGTCCTCCACCAAGACCCTCGACATGCACATCTCCTGGCTGCGCAAGAAGCTCGGCGACGACGCCGCCAACCCCCGGTACATCGCCACCGTGCGCGGCGTGGGCTTCCGCTTCGAGAAGAGCTGA
- a CDS encoding LPXTG cell wall anchor domain-containing protein, with amino-acid sequence MSHTPRHPVRRGGALAVTAALAGGAIALAAPVAHAETVDVNYQCKTPIGDKSAVSPIDIKAVADGNAYKLTMSFQKGVSSSPVELGKGAMKPSAVIKLGGADSGNVAVAGPANDQPIPANTPIKISDLSGTYTPKKSGQVTFTASTLTIMALGTTTTCEPSNNPKPSLTLDVKAPGGTTGGTTGGSTSGTTGGSTAGSTGGSTAGTSGGSTGGASAGTAGTAATGGSTGGGQLPQTGPSDSALALGTLGGTVFLTGVAGTLWLTRRRRTAG; translated from the coding sequence GTGTCCCACACACCACGTCACCCCGTGCGCCGCGGCGGCGCCCTCGCGGTCACGGCGGCGCTCGCCGGTGGTGCGATCGCACTGGCCGCCCCCGTGGCGCACGCCGAGACCGTCGACGTCAACTACCAGTGCAAGACCCCGATCGGGGACAAGAGCGCCGTGTCGCCCATCGACATCAAGGCCGTCGCCGACGGGAACGCCTACAAGCTCACCATGTCCTTCCAGAAGGGCGTCTCCTCCAGCCCGGTCGAGCTGGGCAAGGGCGCGATGAAGCCGAGTGCCGTGATCAAGCTCGGCGGCGCGGACTCCGGCAACGTCGCCGTCGCCGGACCGGCCAACGACCAGCCGATCCCCGCCAACACCCCCATCAAGATCAGCGACTTGTCGGGCACGTACACGCCGAAGAAGAGCGGGCAGGTGACCTTCACCGCCTCCACGCTCACCATCATGGCGCTGGGCACGACGACCACCTGCGAGCCGTCCAACAACCCCAAGCCGTCCCTCACCCTCGACGTCAAGGCACCGGGCGGCACGACGGGCGGTACGACGGGCGGCAGCACGAGCGGCACCACCGGCGGCTCGACGGCCGGTTCCACGGGGGGCTCCACGGCCGGCACGAGCGGCGGCTCCACCGGCGGGGCGTCCGCGGGGACGGCCGGCACCGCCGCCACGGGCGGCTCCACTGGCGGCGGCCAGCTGCCCCAGACCGGCCCCAGCGACTCCGCTCTGGCCCTCGGCACCCTCGGCGGCACCGTCTTCCTCACCGGAGTCGCCGGCACCCTCTGGCTCACCCGGCGCCGCCGCACCGCCGGCTGA